The Halomonas sp. THAF5a genome segment GAGCTCCTTGACGAAGCCGCCGGCGCCCTTGACCTTGATGCTGTAATAGATGATCAGGCAGAACACGCCCAGGGCCATGCCGAGGGTGACGTTGGGGTCGGTGGTCGGCACCAGCTTCATGTACTCGACGCCGAACTTGGCGAACAGCTGGGGCGCCAGGTCCACGGGCACCAGCTTCAGCAGATTCATCAGGAAGATCCAGACGAACAGCGTCAGCGCCAGCGGAGCGATGAGCGAGTTCCTGCCGTGCAGGAAGGCGCCGCGCACCGTGCCCTCGACGAACTCGAAGACCATCTCGATGGCACACTGCAGCTTGCCGGGCACGCCGGTGGTGGCGGCCTTGCCGACCATGCGGAACAGCCAGATGAACAGCGCGCCCATCGCCACCGACCAGCCCATGGAGTCCAGGTGGATGGCCCAGAAGCCCATCTCCTGGGCCTCGGTGGCAGAGTGCGCCAGGGACCAGCCGTTCTCGGGATGGTAGCCGTAGGTCAGATTCTGCAGGTGGTGCTGGATATACTCCGTGGGAGTCGAGTTGTTGCCTGCCATGAGCTGCCTCGATTTCAGTTGGGTGTCTGACGCGCCACCAGCCAGGAGGCCAGCCAGTACGCGAACAGGGTCACCACATAAGCGCCAAAGAATAAAGCATGATTTGAGAGGGGCACTGAGACGAACACCAGCGCGAAGAGTGCCACTGTCAAACCAAACTTGCCGGCCGCCGCCCGGTAGAGGCCGTGAACCGCGCGGCGTGCCTGGCGTCCGCCGCGGACGCGAAACACCCGCCAGGCGAAATAGGCGTTGGGCAGCAGCGCCACGGCACTTCCCACCAGGGCCGAGACGGCATCGGTCGCGCCCATGAACCCGGCGGCCAGCCCGACCATGAGCGCCATGGCGGCAAGCTGTGCGACCCACAATGGCCGCAGGCTGGGGCGCCGCTTCCTGGCTGCCATGGAGGTCTCCGTCACGCTACCGATGGTCGGCGACCCGTCGCTTCGCCGCGCCTCTACCCACGCGGGTCAACCGAAGGTCCGGCGCGATTATAGGGAAGCCCCACTTAAGCTTCAACCGAGGACGCCGCCATTGGACGCGATATCTCGTTGCCCTACGACTAAAAGTCGATAAGTTCGCCCAGCTTGCTTAGCCGGCTAATGGCTGACCGCCGCGCCGAGGATCCCTCAGCGGATGTGCTCGAGGATGCCGTCGAGCTCATCGAGGCTGGCGTAACGGATCGTCACCCGCCCCTTGCCGCCTCGGCCATGCTGGATCTTGACCGGCGCCCCCAGCACCTCGGCGAGGCGGGTCTCGAGGCCGGCCACGTCCGCGGAGGGCGCCTCGGGGGCGGGCCTGGCCGGCGCGCCGCTGGCCAGGCGCTTGACCAAGGCCTCGGTCGCGCGAACGGTGAGGTCCTTGTTGACCACCTCGTGGGCGGCCTTGCGCTGCTTGGCCCCCGACAGCGCCAGCAGCGCCCGGGCATGGCCCATGTCGAGGTCGCCGCGCTCGAGCAGCGTCTGCACCTCGGGGTCCAGCGTCAGCAGGCGCAGCAGGTTGGCCACCTGGGCGCGGGAGCGGCCCACGGCATCGGCGGTCTGCTGCTGGGTCAGCGAGAACTCCTCGAGCAGCCGCTTGAGTGCCAGCGCCTCCTCAACGGGATTCAGGTCCTCGCGCTGGATGTTCTCGATCAGCGCCAGCGCCAGCGCCACCTCGTCACCGACCTGGCGGATCACCGCGGGGATCACGTCGAGCTCGGCGAGCTGGGCGGCGCGCCAGCGGCGCTCGCCGGCGATGATCTCGTAGCGCGCCTCGCCCACCGGGCGCACCACGATCGGCTGCATCACACCCTGGGCGCGAATGGAGTCGGCCAGCTCCTCGAGGGCCTCGGGCTGGATATCGCGACGCGGCTGGTAGCGGCCACGGGAGAGCTGCCCCAGCGGCAGGCGCTCGAGGCGCTCCTCGGGCTCGGCCGCGGGAGGCGCCGCGGGTTCGGCGCCCTCCTCGATCTCGACCTCGGGCAGGTCCAGGCTTTCACGACGGCGGGCGTTGGCACCGATCAGGGCATCCAGGCCACGTCCCAGGGCGCGTTTACGCGTCATCGACATTCCCTCATCACTACCGCGGTGTGCGACGGCCGGCCTACAGCGACAGGCGTCGGATCAATTCCTTGGCCAGCACCCGATGGGCCTGGCTGCCTCGCGACAGCCGCGCGTACTTGGTGACCGGCAGCCCGTGGCTGGGCGCCTCGGCGACCCGGATGTTGCGCGGGATGGTGGTCTTGAGCAGGGCGTCGCCGAAGTAGTCGCGAAGCTGGTGGCTGACGTCCCGGGTCAGGCTGTTGCGGGCGTCGAACATGGTGCGCAGGATACCGAAGATCTCGATCTGCGGGTTTACGCTGTCCTTGATCTGCTCAACGGTATCGAGCAGCGCCGAGAGGCCCTCCAGGGCATAGAACTCGCACTGCAGCGGGATCAGCACGCCGTCGGCCGCGGTCAGGGCATTGACGGTGAGCATGTTCAGCGACGGCGGACAGTCGATCAGCACCACATCGTACTCGCCGGCCACCTCGGCGAGTGCCGTGACCAGGTTGCGCGCCCGGTCATCGCCGCCGGAGAGCAGCTCCACCTCGGCCGCGGTCAGGTCACCGTTGCCGGGCAGCAGGGCGTAGCCGGCCTGGGGGCAGTCGAGAATCACCTCGGTGGGTTTCTTGTCGCCCAGCACCACGTCGAGCACGCTGCCGTCCAGCTCGTGCTTGTTGGCGCCGCTGCCCATGGTGGCATGCCCCTGGGGGTCCAGGTCGACCAGCAGCACGCGGCGATCCAGCGCCGCCAGGCTGGCGGCGAGGTTGACGGCGGTCGTGGTCTTGCCGACGCCGCCCTTCTGGTTGGTCAGGGCAATGATCTTGGTCACGTGCAACTCCCTTGCTGGGGAAACAGACGCCTCAGGGGCGGGCCGCGCTGGCCGGTCGGTGGCGCAGGACCACCAGCGGTCGGCCACCGGACGCAAAGGGCACCTCGAGGTCGTGGCGGGCCGCCACGACGACCTCCTCGGGGAGACCGGCCAGTTCATCTTCCACGGCGGGCCCCTTCATGGCCAGCCACTCGCCGTCGGGGGCCACCAGCGACGTGGTCAGCGCCACGAAGTCGCCGAGGCTCGAGAAGGCCCGCGAGATCACCTGCGCGTAGCCGCCGTCCACCGGCGCGAAGGCCTCGACCCGCGCCTGCACCGGGGTGACGTTGGTGAGGCCGAGCTCCATCACCGCCTGGCGCTGGAAGCGCACCTTCTTGCCGTTGCTGTCGAGCAGCGTGACCGAGAGCGACGGTTTGAGGATCGCCAGGACCAGGCCGGGCAAGCCCGGGCCCGAGCCCACGTCGAGCAGCGTCGGCCCGTCGACGAAGGGCAGCACCGCGGCGCTGTCCAGCAGGTGGCGGCCGACCATCTCCTCCGGCGCGCGTATCGCGGTGAGGTTATAGGCGCGGTTCCACTTGTGCAACAGCCCCACCAGCCCCAGCAGGCGGGCGCGCTGCTCGGTATCGACGGGGATCTCCAGCGCGGCCAGCCCCTGGTCGAGGCGCGCCTCGACGCTCGCATCGAGACCCGTCATGCGCTGGCCGCCTTGCTGTCGTCGAGCAGTCGCCGCTTCTTGAGGTGGATCAGCAGGATCGAGACCGCGGCCGGCGTGACGCCGGAGATGCGGCCCGCCTGGGCCAGGGTCTCGGGGCGGGCCGCCTCGAGCTTCTGGCGAATCTCGTTGGAGAGGCCCTCGACGCGCTGGTAGTCCAGGTCGGCCGGCAGCGGGGTCGCCTCGTGGCGCTTGAGCTTGTCGATCTCCTGCTGCTGGCGGTCGATGTAGCCCTGGTACTTGGCCTGGATCTGCACCTGGTCGGCCACCGCCTCGTCCGCGACGGGCTCGCCCTCGAGACCGGGCAGGTCGGCGAGGTCGGCATAGGCGAGCTCGGGGCGCTTGAGCAGGTCCATCAGGCTGTACTCGCGGGGCAGCGGCGCGCCGGTCTTGGCCTCGACCCGGGCCGCCGCGGGGCTGCCCGGCTGTACCCAGCTGGCCTTGAGGCGCGCGCTCTCGCGCTCCACGGCGTCGCGCTTGGTGGCGAAGGCCGCCCAGCGGGCGTCGTCGACCAGGCCGAGCTCGCGGCCGAGCTCGGTGAGGCGCATGTCGGCGTTGTCCTCACGCAGCAGCAGGCGGTATTCGGCCCGGGAGGTGAACATCCGGTAGGGCTCCTTCGTCCCCAGGGTGATCAGGTCGTCGACCAGCACGCCGAGGTAGGCCTCGTCGCGACGCGGCGACCAGGCCTCCTGGCCGCGGGCGCGGCGGGCGGCATTGAGCCCCGCCAGCAGCCCCTGGGCGCCCGCCTCCTCGTAGCCGGTGGTGCCGTTGATCTGGCCGGCGAAGAACAAGTTGTGGATGAACTTGGTTTCCAGCGAGTGCTTGAGATCCCGTGGATCGAAGAAGTCGTACTCGATGGCATAGCCCGGGCGGGTGATGTGGGCGTTCTCGAAGCCCTTGATCGAGCGCACCACCTCGAGCTGCACGTCGAAGGGCAGCGAGGTGGAGATCCCGTTCGGGTAGAGCTCATGGGTATCGAGGCCCTCGGGCTCGACGAACACCTGGTGGCTGGCCTTGTCGGCGAAGCGGTGCACCTTGTCCTCGATCGAGGGGCAGTAGCGCGGCCCGACCCCCTCGATCACCCCCGAGTACATCGGCGAGCGGTCGAGGTTGGCGTGGATGATCTCGTGGGTGCGCTCGTTGGTGTGCGCGATGTGGCAGCTCACCTGCCGGGGATGCATCTCGCGGTTGCCCAGATAGGACATCACCGGGGTCGGCGTGTCGCCGGGCTGCTCCTCGAGGGAGGCGAGATCGATGCTCTTGGCATCGAGGCGCGGCGGCGTGCCGGTCTTCAGGCGATCGACCCGAAACGGCAGCGCGCGCAGGCGCTCTGCCAGGCCGTTGGAGGCCGGATCCCCGGCGCGACCACCGCGGCTGGTATCCAGGCCGATGTGGATCACCCCGCCGAGGAAGGTGCCCGTGCACATCACCACCGTCTCGGCGTGGAAGCGGATGCCGGTCTCGGTGACCACGCCGCGCACGGTGTCACCGTCGACGATCAGGTCGCCCGCCGCCTGCTGGAACAGGGTCAGGTTGGCCTGGTTCTCCAGCATGGTGCGGATCGCGGCCTTGTAGCGGACCCGGTCGGCCTGGGCCCGGGTGGCGCGTACCGCCGGCCCCTTGCGGGCGTTGAGCACGCGGAACTGGATGCCGCCGAGGTCGGTTGCCAGGCCCATGGCACCGCCCAGGGCATCGATCTCCTTGACCAGGTGACTCTTGCCGATCCCGCCGATGGCGGGATTGCAGGACATCTGGCCGAGCGTCTCGATGTTATGGGTCAGCAGCAAGGTCCGGCAGCCCATGCGGGCCGAGGCCAGGGCGGCTTCGGTTCCGGCATGGCCGCCGCCGATGACGATGACGTCAAAGCGGTCGGGGTACTCCAAGGGTCACCTCTTGGCGCGGTGCGCCGATGTGGCAGTCAGGGGTGGAAATCAGCGGGCCAGTATAAACCCCCTGTGGGTAATCGTCAGGGTTTTCCACACCCGAATTCCTCTACCGGGGTCCTCATCGCTCTTCCTATACAATAAAACAGAATATAAAAGAGAAGTTCTGTTGTGGTTGTAACTACTGGTGTGGACATTTTCCGTGGATAAAGGGATAAACTTGATTTTTATCAACAGCTTGTATTGTTGATCCTTCTCGGGAGAAAGGCGTGACGGCCTGCGGATGACCTGCGTGGTGGCTGTGGACGGAAAGGCGCCTTGTCCACACGCGAAAGCGATCACCGCTTGTCCACCGTTCCCTACCGGTCTTGTTACCGCGGCTGTGAACATTGGCCGTAAACGGTGCCATCGCCCGGCATGGCGGTCCTTCCAGGCCGATCGGGACGCTTCCCAGGGATGTTTTGTCCACAGGCAAAAAAAGGCCCTGTCGATAACGACAGGGCCTTCTTCGATGGCGGCTGACAGGCGCCCGGGATGCACCGGGCAGGCGCGGTCAGTGCTTGAGGACGCGCGAGAGGAAGCTCTGGGTGCGCTCGTTCTGGGGAGAGTCGAAGACCTTCTCGGGCGGGCCCTCCTCGGTGATCTCGCCCTTGTGGATGAAGATCACCCGATCGGCGACCTCACGGGCGAAGCCCATCTCGTGGGTCACGATCAGCATGGTCATGCCCTCCTTGGCCAGCTCGCGCATGGCGTCCAGCACCTCGCCGATCATCTCCGGGTCCAGCGCCGAGGTGGGCTCGTCGAACAGCATCAGGCGCGGCTCCATGGCCAGCGCACGGGCCAGGGCCACGCGCTGCTGCTGACCGCCGGAGAGCTGCCCGGGGTGCTTGGCAGCCTGGTCGATGATGCCGACCCGGTCGAGCAGGCGCTCGGCGGTCTCGGTGGCGTCCTCCTGGCTCCAGCCACGCACCTTCATCGGCGCCAGGGTGACGTTGTCCAGCACGCTC includes the following:
- the atpB gene encoding F0F1 ATP synthase subunit A, producing the protein MAGNNSTPTEYIQHHLQNLTYGYHPENGWSLAHSATEAQEMGFWAIHLDSMGWSVAMGALFIWLFRMVGKAATTGVPGKLQCAIEMVFEFVEGTVRGAFLHGRNSLIAPLALTLFVWIFLMNLLKLVPVDLAPQLFAKFGVEYMKLVPTTDPNVTLGMALGVFCLIIYYSIKVKGAGGFVKELSFTPFNHWLLIPFNLIMELIGLLVKPLSLGLRLFGNMFAGEVIFLLIALLPFWVSWTLNVPWAIFHILVITLQAFIFTVLTVVYLSAAHEHH
- a CDS encoding ATP synthase subunit I — its product is MAARKRRPSLRPLWVAQLAAMALMVGLAAGFMGATDAVSALVGSAVALLPNAYFAWRVFRVRGGRQARRAVHGLYRAAAGKFGLTVALFALVFVSVPLSNHALFFGAYVVTLFAYWLASWLVARQTPN
- a CDS encoding ParB/RepB/Spo0J family partition protein; its protein translation is MTRKRALGRGLDALIGANARRRESLDLPEVEIEEGAEPAAPPAAEPEERLERLPLGQLSRGRYQPRRDIQPEALEELADSIRAQGVMQPIVVRPVGEARYEIIAGERRWRAAQLAELDVIPAVIRQVGDEVALALALIENIQREDLNPVEEALALKRLLEEFSLTQQQTADAVGRSRAQVANLLRLLTLDPEVQTLLERGDLDMGHARALLALSGAKQRKAAHEVVNKDLTVRATEALVKRLASGAPARPAPEAPSADVAGLETRLAEVLGAPVKIQHGRGGKGRVTIRYASLDELDGILEHIR
- a CDS encoding ParA family protein, with the translated sequence MTKIIALTNQKGGVGKTTTAVNLAASLAALDRRVLLVDLDPQGHATMGSGANKHELDGSVLDVVLGDKKPTEVILDCPQAGYALLPGNGDLTAAEVELLSGGDDRARNLVTALAEVAGEYDVVLIDCPPSLNMLTVNALTAADGVLIPLQCEFYALEGLSALLDTVEQIKDSVNPQIEIFGILRTMFDARNSLTRDVSHQLRDYFGDALLKTTIPRNIRVAEAPSHGLPVTKYARLSRGSQAHRVLAKELIRRLSL
- the rsmG gene encoding 16S rRNA (guanine(527)-N(7))-methyltransferase RsmG; translated protein: MTGLDASVEARLDQGLAALEIPVDTEQRARLLGLVGLLHKWNRAYNLTAIRAPEEMVGRHLLDSAAVLPFVDGPTLLDVGSGPGLPGLVLAILKPSLSVTLLDSNGKKVRFQRQAVMELGLTNVTPVQARVEAFAPVDGGYAQVISRAFSSLGDFVALTTSLVAPDGEWLAMKGPAVEDELAGLPEEVVVAARHDLEVPFASGGRPLVVLRHRPASAARP
- the mnmG gene encoding tRNA uridine-5-carboxymethylaminomethyl(34) synthesis enzyme MnmG, translated to MEYPDRFDVIVIGGGHAGTEAALASARMGCRTLLLTHNIETLGQMSCNPAIGGIGKSHLVKEIDALGGAMGLATDLGGIQFRVLNARKGPAVRATRAQADRVRYKAAIRTMLENQANLTLFQQAAGDLIVDGDTVRGVVTETGIRFHAETVVMCTGTFLGGVIHIGLDTSRGGRAGDPASNGLAERLRALPFRVDRLKTGTPPRLDAKSIDLASLEEQPGDTPTPVMSYLGNREMHPRQVSCHIAHTNERTHEIIHANLDRSPMYSGVIEGVGPRYCPSIEDKVHRFADKASHQVFVEPEGLDTHELYPNGISTSLPFDVQLEVVRSIKGFENAHITRPGYAIEYDFFDPRDLKHSLETKFIHNLFFAGQINGTTGYEEAGAQGLLAGLNAARRARGQEAWSPRRDEAYLGVLVDDLITLGTKEPYRMFTSRAEYRLLLREDNADMRLTELGRELGLVDDARWAAFATKRDAVERESARLKASWVQPGSPAAARVEAKTGAPLPREYSLMDLLKRPELAYADLADLPGLEGEPVADEAVADQVQIQAKYQGYIDRQQQEIDKLKRHEATPLPADLDYQRVEGLSNEIRQKLEAARPETLAQAGRISGVTPAAVSILLIHLKKRRLLDDSKAASA
- a CDS encoding amino acid ABC transporter ATP-binding protein, which produces MTHEKSTSGSDPIVRMDKVNKHFGSLHVLKDIDLSVSPGEVVVIIGASGSGKSTLIRCINGLEEFQQGYLEVDGSQLVPHGKASAALQKIRTEVGMVFQQFNLFPHLSVLDNVTLAPMKVRGWSQEDATETAERLLDRVGIIDQAAKHPGQLSGGQQQRVALARALAMEPRLMLFDEPTSALDPEMIGEVLDAMRELAKEGMTMLIVTHEMGFAREVADRVIFIHKGEITEEGPPEKVFDSPQNERTQSFLSRVLKH